In one Amyelois transitella isolate CPQ chromosome 22, ilAmyTran1.1, whole genome shotgun sequence genomic region, the following are encoded:
- the LOC106134461 gene encoding uncharacterized protein LOC106134461, producing the protein MPPKTNAERQKAYREKLKKEKPAKYEKIRVKHLEKIKENNKKKKEMLTEKEKEELREKWRQANAKRAERKKKANLTTHDKNTLEVRKNTYSNTKILKETLKNLIEENNQLKRRNKNLKQACNRMRKRMVNLKKLLHQQTVTNNDVISIEPTAKTPQCDDTPLTKSNSFIKEVLPNVSLVEKERVKKKLLLLNTITDSLKTEFNKADPKERTILKKVATNEIANKKKLKTAISNVLGLKGRIRTTTKGSNQMRKKYKKEIQNFFAREDVSRPSAGKKECITRNKEKVQKRYLIEPIYKLYRKYRTEGGKASLQTFYRFRPFFVVKPRLQDRNTCACIKHCNLLFKAISLKKLGLLQTSDIDELMKNVSCSNSFKCMYSECSECKDKKLAIDLTISEDSPVQWLQWKMSTYTYTKIGKKKSEEKQTKKYLKQIVKGTVTTLIKEFQDDIQKFKTHYFNVSHQYLAWKKCIENLDEEEAALICDFSENFSCKQSEEIQAVHFGGSRNQVTLHTCVLYRKNANPRSICSVSPSNEHGPGAIWAHLDPIMKLCKGFNIKNIHIFSDSPATQYRQKHNFYLFQKNIKEYKYEYATWNFFEASHGKGPADGVGGALKRQLDNHISHGNDIINAKEAYEYLLINSRVKMFYINENNIQNMMKMIPKNVIPIKGTMKIHQIVIDDNTKIKYKLLSCFDCKKNNICCDCYHTKEHELLPTNYLTGPKAVPCRNKRNALKIQNTPAKRFKRINSSTTTESDVSVRYYDDLDPRDVEFESEGDDKITDFIKNFKKVEKVDLVSDIEELTHLRFKDRETQDSDVEFENEDNDKVTDFMKNFEQEVKIDLVSDIEEITQFRFKDKETQDSWEKKTGKKREPTENEKVTTLSSSRFMSANRAFYNPENKVDKAEGLTTENEIYSTQEGKETRKYKGKGIGKKTVKHQQLIKEEKYPIDTMNVLRQIDDTEQSSKDLKSRREERSSTDLNSLPIIFFDNLVSDEVLVTNDEYKLDATIFNEPEYNLNYFDDNINIDDMIIEKDNAKENNTENENGSNESVIPIIDTHKIKRKIPGLTIIKDERLENKDTKNKVVYKSLKPLSLNNYINAPKRNNKPKSEKLRSGTSIMKQNVFNYYKDKEEIYKALKDTDSN; encoded by the exons atGCCACCTAAAACTAATGCCGAAAGGCAAAAAGCTTACAgagaaaaactaaaaaaggAAAAGCCAGCAAAATATGAGAAAATTCGAGTTAAGcatttggaaaaaataaaagaaaataacaaaaagaaaaaggaaatgcttacagaaaaagaaaaagaagagtTACGAGAAAAGTGGAGACAAGCCAATGCTAAAAGAgctgaaagaaaaaagaaggcTAACCTTACCACACATGACAAAAATACATTAGAAGTTAGAAAAAACACTTATTCTAATACAAAAATCTTAAAGGAAACACTAAAAAACCtaattgaagaaaataatcaGTTAAAAAGACGTAATAAGAATTTAAAGCAAGCCTGTAATCGGATGAGAAAGCGAATGGTCAATCTGAAAAAACTACTACATCAACAAACTGTGACTAATAATGACGTTATTTCCATTGAACCAACTGCTAAAACACCACAATGTGACGACACACCATTAACGAAATCAAATAGTTtcataaaagaagttttaccAAATGTGTCTCTGGTAGAAAAAGAAAGGGTGAAAAAGAAGTTACTTTTACTAAACACAATTACAGATTCTTTAAAGACAGAGTTTAATAAAGCAGATCCCAAAGAGAGGACAATACTAAAAAAGGTAGCTACAAACgaaattgcaaataaaaaaaaattaaaaacagctATTTCTAATGTTCTTGGCCTGAAAGGAAGAATCAGAACGACGACAAAAGGAAGTAACCAAatgagaaagaaatataaaaaagaaatccaaAATTTCTTTGCAAGAGAAGATGTAAGTAGACCTAGCGCAGGGAAAAAAGAGTGCATAAcgagaaataaagaaaaagtacaAAAGAGATATTTAATTGAACCAATATACAAGCTCTATAGAAAATACAGGACAGAAGGTGGTAAAGCATCTTTGCAAACTTTTTATCGGTTCCGACCATTCTTTGTTGTGAAACCAAGACTTCAAGATAGGAATACTTGTGCTTGCATAAAGCATtgcaatttattgtttaaggCAATATCTTTGAAGAAGCTAGGTTTACTTCAAACATCTGACATTGATGAACTTATGAAAAATGTAAGTTGCAGCAATTCTTTCAAGTGCATGTACTCCGAGTGTTCTGAATGCAAAGATAAGAAATTAGCTATTGATTTGACGATAAGTGAAGATAGTCCCGTGCAATGGCTCCAATGGAAAATGAGCACGTATACCTATACTAAAATTGGCAAAAAGAAATCAGAAGAAAAACAGACAAAGAAGTATTTAAAACAGATAGTGAAAGGAACAGTGACTAcattaattaaagaatttcaagatgatatacaaaaatttaaaactcatTACTTCAATGTTTCGCATCAGTACTTGGCGTGGAAAAAGTGTATTGAAAACCTTGATGAAGAGGAAGCAGCATTGATTTGCGATTTTTCAGAAAACTTTTCATGCAAGCAATCTGAAGAAATTCAGGCTGTCCACTTTGGAGGATCCCGGAATCAAGTCACATTGCACACTTGCGTTCTTTACAGGAAAAATGCGAATCCCCGATCGATATGCTCCGTATCACCAAGTAATGAGCATGGTCCTGGAGCAATCTGGGCTCATTTGGATCCAATAATGAAACTATGCAAAGgctttaacataaaaaatattcatatattttctgATAGCCCAGCAACGCAGTACCGccaaaaacataatttctacttgtttcaaaaaaatataaaagaatataaatatgaatatgcTACTTGGAATTTCTTTGAAGCCTCACACGGCAAAGGTCCAGCTGATGGGGTTGGTGGAGCTTTAAAACGACAACTTGATAATCATATTTCACATGGCAATGACATAATCAACGCAAAAGAAgcatatgaatatttattaattaacagcagagtaaaaatgttttatataaatgaaaataacatacaaaatatgatGAAAATGATACCTAAAAATGTTATTCCCATAAAAGGTACAATGAAGATTCATCAAATCGTAATCGACGATAAtacgaaaattaaatataaactgtTGAGCTGCTttgattgcaaaaaaaataacatctgTTGCGACTGTTACCACACAAAAGAACACGAACTTCTACCCACCAACTACCTAACAGGGCCAAAAGCTGTACCATGTCGTAATAAACGAAACGCCTTAAAAATACAGAACACACCAGCAAAAAGATTCAAAAGAATAAATAGTTCTACTACAACGGAAAGTGACGTCAGTGTAAGATATTATGATGATTTAGATCCGAGAGATGTAGAATTTGAGAGTGAAGGCGATGATAAAATTACAGActttataaagaattttaaaaaagtagaGAAAGTTGATCTAGTTTCAGATATAGAAGAGCTAACGCATTTAAGGTTTAAAGATAGAGAAACTCAg GACTCAGATGTGGAATTTGAAAATGAAGACAATGATAAAGTTACAGACTTTATGAAGAATTTTGAACAAGAAGTAAAAATTGATCTGGTCTCTGATATTGAAGAGATAACGCAATTTAGGTTTAAAGACAAGGAAACACAG GACTCATGGGAAAAGAAAACAGGCAAGAAACGAGAACCTACAGAAAACGAAAAAGTAACAACGTTATCTTCATCAAGATTTATGTCTGCAAATCGTGCTTTCTATAACCCCGAAAATAAAGTCGACAAGGCAGAAGGATTGACTACGGAAAACGAAATATATTCTACACAAGAAGGCAaagaaacaagaaaatataaaggaaaaggCATTGGAAAAAAGACAGTAAAACACCAACAacttataaaagaagaaaaatatccaATTGATACAATGAATGTATTAAGACAAATAGATGACACAGAACAATCtagtaaagatttaaaaagtcGCAGAGAAGAAAGATCATCAACTGATTTGAATTCTCtgccaattattttctttgataatTTAGTAAGTGACGAAGTTTTAGTTACGAACGATGAATATAAGCTTGATGCAACGATATTTAATGAAccagaatataatttaaactattttgatgataatattaatattgatgaTATGATAATAGAAAAGGATAATGCGAAAGAAAATAACACTGAAAATGAGAATGGTAGCAATGAAAGTGTCATACCAATTATAGATACTCACAAAATAAAACGCAAAATACCTGGACTGACTATTATCAAAGACGAAAGACTGGAAAATAAAGATACGAAAAATAAAGTGGTTTATAAGTCACTGAAACCCctatcattaaataattatattaatgcaCCAAAACGAAATAATAAACCAAAGTCTGAAAAACTTAGATCAGGAACTTCGATTATGAAAcagaatgtttttaattattataaagataagGAAGAAATTTACAAAGCTCTAAAGGATACTGACTCAAATTAA